Proteins encoded by one window of Lathyrus oleraceus cultivar Zhongwan6 chromosome 1, CAAS_Psat_ZW6_1.0, whole genome shotgun sequence:
- the LOC127079293 gene encoding monothiol glutaredoxin-S10, with translation MDRVSKLASQKAVVIFSKSSCGMSHAIKRLFYEQGVGPAIYELDEDKRGKEMEWALIRLGCNPSVPAVFIGGKFVGSANIVMTLHLNGSLKKMLRDAGALWL, from the coding sequence ATGGATCGAGTATCGAAATTGGCGTCGCAAAAGGCGGTGGTGATCTTTAGCAAGAGTTCATGTGGGATGAGCCATGCAATCAAGAGGCTATTTTATGAGCAAGGGGTTGGTCCAGCAATCTATGAGCTAGATGAAGATAAAAGAGGAAAGGAAATGGAATGGGCTCTCATAAGATTAGGATGTAACCCTAGTGTTCCGGCAGTGTTCATTGGTGGCAAGTTTGTTGGTTCAGCCAACATAGTCATGACCCTTCATCTCAATGGATCACTCAAGAAAATGCTTAGAGATGCTGGTGCTCTTTGGCTTTAG